Proteins encoded together in one Micromonospora kangleipakensis window:
- a CDS encoding ABC transporter permease subunit: MSTSLSGPGSATQAPGREPIRSGLPRKSRDARNHAPITATGLVVKVVLLGLVAGIAIWAAFPLIEARMWVGLAILGATTAGLCYLYLTRRHIPAKYLVPGTLFLIAFQVFPVLYTASTAFTNFGDGHRGSKDDAIVAIQSSSVKQVAGSTEYALSIATKGDPTAGPLVFLVTDPKTGAVSAGDGEGLRPVDAGSVTVSPGGKVTAAEGYTILNFGQASARSPEITNLVVPTPGGALRSNGLSRAYEGKAIRAYDAGCDCIEDSETGKTWTADAATGSFVAADGERLTQGWKVSVGLENFHRVLTDPNISGPFFGTLIWNFAFAIGSTGLTFLLGIAIALALYSPRMRGTNLYRVLLILPYAMPSFAMLLVWRDMFNTDFGLVNNLFGIGVDWFGETWSARAAVLLVQLWLGYPYMFLVATGALQAIPRELTEATSVDGASPWQSFRAVTLPLLLVALSPLLIASFAYNFNNINAIWFTTEGGPFPADNPTNGATDLLITYTYRLAFGAQGAEFGMAAAVSIFIFAIVATVSAISFRRTRQQEEVYS, from the coding sequence ATGAGCACGTCGCTGTCCGGCCCGGGGTCTGCCACGCAGGCCCCGGGCCGGGAGCCCATCCGCTCCGGGCTCCCGCGCAAGTCCCGTGACGCGCGGAACCACGCGCCGATCACCGCGACCGGCCTCGTCGTCAAGGTGGTCCTGCTCGGCCTGGTGGCCGGGATCGCGATCTGGGCGGCCTTCCCGCTCATCGAGGCCAGGATGTGGGTCGGTCTGGCCATCCTGGGGGCCACCACCGCCGGCCTGTGCTACCTCTATCTCACCCGCCGGCACATCCCGGCGAAGTACCTGGTTCCCGGCACGCTCTTCCTGATCGCCTTCCAGGTCTTCCCGGTGCTCTACACCGCGAGCACCGCCTTCACGAACTTCGGCGACGGCCACCGCGGCAGCAAGGACGACGCGATCGTCGCCATCCAGAGCTCCTCGGTGAAGCAGGTCGCCGGCTCCACCGAGTACGCCCTCTCCATCGCCACCAAGGGCGACCCGACCGCGGGCCCGCTGGTCTTCCTGGTCACCGACCCGAAGACCGGCGCCGTCTCCGCCGGCGACGGCGAGGGGCTGCGCCCGGTCGACGCCGGTTCGGTCACGGTCAGCCCCGGCGGCAAGGTCACCGCCGCCGAGGGCTACACCATCCTCAACTTCGGCCAGGCCAGCGCCCGCAGCCCGGAGATCACCAACCTCGTGGTGCCGACCCCCGGCGGCGCCCTGCGCTCCAACGGCCTGTCCCGCGCCTACGAGGGCAAGGCCATCCGGGCGTACGACGCCGGGTGCGACTGCATCGAGGACAGCGAGACCGGCAAGACCTGGACCGCCGACGCTGCGACCGGCTCCTTCGTCGCCGCCGACGGTGAGCGGCTGACCCAGGGCTGGAAGGTCAGCGTCGGGCTGGAGAACTTCCACCGGGTGCTGACCGACCCGAACATCTCCGGCCCGTTCTTCGGCACCCTGATCTGGAACTTCGCCTTCGCGATCGGCTCCACCGGGCTCACCTTCCTGCTCGGCATTGCCATCGCGCTCGCGCTGTACTCGCCCCGGATGCGCGGCACCAACCTGTACCGGGTACTGCTGATCCTGCCGTACGCCATGCCGTCGTTCGCGATGCTGCTGGTCTGGCGGGACATGTTCAACACCGACTTCGGCCTGGTCAACAACCTGTTCGGGATCGGGGTCGACTGGTTCGGCGAAACCTGGTCCGCCCGTGCCGCGGTGCTGCTGGTGCAGCTCTGGCTGGGTTACCCGTACATGTTCCTGGTGGCCACCGGCGCGCTCCAGGCGATCCCGCGCGAGCTGACCGAGGCCACCTCGGTCGACGGCGCCTCCCCGTGGCAGTCGTTCCGGGCGGTCACCCTGCCGCTGCTGCTGGTGGCGCTCTCGCCGCTGCTGATCGCGTCGTTCGCGTACAACTTCAACAACATCAACGCGATCTGGTTCACCACCGAGGGTGGGCCGTTCCCGGCGGACAACCCGACCAACGGCGCGACCGACCTGCTCATCACCTACACCTACCGGCTGGCCTTCGGCGCCCAGGGCGCGGAGTTCGGCATGGCGGCCGCGGTCTCGATCTTCATCTTCGCGATCGTGGCGACGGTGTCGGCGATCAGCTTCCGGCGTACCCGGCAGCAGGAGGAGGTGTACTCGTGA
- a CDS encoding LacI family DNA-binding transcriptional regulator: protein MRARLSDIAQQAEVSEATVSRVLNDRPGVAPETRQAVLTALDVLGYERPARLRKRSAGLVGLVVPELENPIFPAFAQVIESTLAQSGFTPVLCTQTPGGVTEDEYVEMLLDRQVSGIVFVSGLHADTAANHDRYRALIARPLPVVMINGYAPGIAAPFVSCDDREATELAVAHLVALGHRRIGLITGPDRFVPVRRRVAGFRAAMPRLANVPESELDELAELSLFGVEGGEAAAGRLIERGVTGIVCGSDLMALGAIRAARQRGLTVPGDVSVVGYDDSPLMAFTDPPLTTMRQPVAAMAVAAVRALVDEINGHGAPHSEYLFRPELVVRGSTAVVRRPGSAPAGPTRERPVTSTLAIPA from the coding sequence ATGCGCGCTCGACTGTCCGACATCGCCCAACAGGCCGAAGTCAGCGAGGCCACGGTGTCGCGGGTGCTCAACGACCGCCCCGGTGTGGCCCCCGAGACCCGGCAGGCCGTCCTGACCGCCCTCGATGTGCTCGGCTACGAGCGCCCGGCCCGGCTGCGCAAGCGCAGCGCGGGGCTGGTCGGGCTGGTCGTCCCGGAGCTGGAGAACCCCATCTTCCCCGCGTTCGCCCAGGTCATCGAGTCGACCCTGGCGCAGAGCGGGTTCACCCCGGTGCTCTGCACCCAGACCCCGGGCGGGGTCACCGAGGACGAGTACGTCGAGATGCTGCTGGACCGGCAGGTGTCCGGGATCGTCTTCGTCTCCGGCCTGCACGCCGACACCGCCGCCAACCACGACCGGTACCGCGCGCTGATCGCCCGGCCGCTGCCCGTCGTCATGATCAACGGGTACGCGCCCGGCATCGCCGCCCCCTTCGTCTCCTGCGACGACCGGGAGGCCACCGAGCTGGCCGTCGCCCACCTGGTGGCGCTCGGCCACCGCCGGATCGGCCTGATCACCGGCCCGGACCGGTTCGTGCCGGTGCGGCGCCGGGTGGCCGGCTTCCGGGCGGCGATGCCCCGGCTGGCCAACGTGCCCGAGAGCGAGCTGGACGAGCTGGCTGAGCTCTCTCTCTTCGGGGTCGAGGGCGGCGAGGCCGCCGCCGGCCGGCTGATCGAGCGGGGCGTCACCGGCATCGTCTGCGGCTCCGACCTGATGGCGCTCGGCGCCATCCGGGCCGCCCGGCAGCGCGGGCTGACCGTGCCCGGCGACGTCTCCGTGGTCGGGTACGACGACTCCCCGCTGATGGCCTTCACCGACCCGCCGCTGACCACCATGCGCCAGCCGGTCGCGGCCATGGCGGTGGCCGCGGTCCGGGCCCTGGTCGACGAGATCAACGGGCACGGCGCGCCGCACTCGGAATACCTCTTCCGCCCCGAGCTGGTGGTGCGCGGCTCGACCGCGGTGGTCCGCCGGCCGGGCTCCGCACCGGCCGGGCCGACGCGGGAGCGCCCGGTGACCTCCACCCTCGCCATCCCGGCCTGA
- a CDS encoding sugar ABC transporter substrate-binding protein — translation MRIRTAGVVAVLGLALAASGCGDNSKDEPAAKESPKAASGKLVIWADDKRTAALKPFAEQFGKDNGVTVEVQAVSKDLQTNFVTASQQGSGPDVVVGAHDWIGNLVQNGAIDPVQLAAEQKSSFNETAIKAVTFNGQLYGVPYATENVALIRNTALAPEAPKTIEDLVATGKKLKAEKKASEILCLQSGQNGDAYHVYPLYTSGGGYLFGTTANGDYDPKDLGVGKPESIAAFQKIAKLGEKGDGALKRSITGENSIATFTGKKCAFLVSGPWAIADAKKANIAYDISPVPGFAGGKEAQPFVGVQAFYVAAKGKNKALAQEFVTNYVTKPELAVALYQAEPRPPALTAAFEQVKGTDPDLAKFQEAGKNGQVLPAIPAMAAIWDPFGKAEAAVIGGADPAKTITAAGKTIAGQIK, via the coding sequence ATGCGCATCCGTACCGCGGGTGTGGTCGCCGTTCTCGGTCTGGCGCTCGCCGCGTCCGGCTGCGGCGACAACAGCAAGGACGAGCCGGCCGCCAAGGAATCCCCCAAGGCCGCCAGCGGCAAGCTCGTCATCTGGGCCGACGACAAGCGGACCGCCGCCCTCAAGCCGTTCGCCGAGCAGTTCGGCAAGGACAACGGTGTCACCGTCGAGGTGCAGGCCGTCTCCAAGGACCTGCAGACCAACTTCGTCACCGCCTCGCAGCAGGGCAGCGGCCCGGACGTCGTGGTCGGCGCGCACGACTGGATCGGCAACCTGGTGCAGAACGGCGCCATCGACCCGGTGCAGCTCGCCGCCGAGCAGAAGAGCAGCTTCAACGAGACCGCGATCAAGGCCGTGACCTTCAACGGCCAGCTCTACGGCGTCCCCTACGCCACCGAGAACGTCGCGCTCATCCGCAACACGGCGCTGGCCCCCGAGGCGCCGAAGACGATCGAGGACCTGGTCGCCACCGGCAAGAAGCTCAAGGCCGAGAAGAAGGCCAGCGAGATCCTCTGCCTCCAGTCCGGCCAGAACGGCGACGCGTACCACGTCTACCCGCTGTACACCTCGGGCGGTGGCTACCTCTTCGGCACCACGGCCAACGGCGACTACGACCCGAAGGACCTGGGCGTGGGCAAGCCGGAGTCGATCGCGGCCTTCCAGAAGATCGCGAAGCTGGGCGAGAAGGGCGATGGTGCGCTGAAGCGCTCCATCACCGGCGAGAACTCCATCGCCACCTTCACCGGCAAGAAGTGCGCCTTCCTGGTCTCCGGCCCGTGGGCGATCGCCGACGCCAAGAAGGCCAACATCGCCTACGACATCTCCCCGGTCCCCGGCTTCGCCGGTGGCAAGGAGGCCCAGCCGTTCGTGGGCGTCCAGGCGTTCTACGTCGCCGCCAAGGGCAAGAACAAGGCCCTGGCCCAGGAGTTCGTCACCAACTACGTGACCAAGCCGGAGCTGGCCGTCGCCCTGTACCAGGCCGAGCCGCGCCCGCCGGCGCTGACCGCCGCCTTCGAGCAGGTCAAGGGCACCGACCCGGACCTGGCCAAGTTCCAGGAGGCCGGCAAGAACGGCCAGGTGCTCCCGGCGATCCCGGCCATGGCCGCGATCTGGGACCCGTTCGGCAAGGCCGAGGCCGCCGTCATCGGTGGCGCCGACCCGGCCAAGACGATCACCGCCGCTGGCAAGACCATCGCGGGTCAGATCAAGTAA
- a CDS encoding sugar ABC transporter permease: protein MTTYAEAPVANRNAKGKPRSRWFAQVGWRHVVGVLAVAFSLFPILFVLSAALNPLGTLSSTELVPTGASLENFTNLFDRTAFGHWFLNSLVIAGCASFVSIFLSSLAAYAFSRMRFAGRRFGLLTLLLIQMFPQFLAIVAIFLIFTTVTDLWPVIGFNTPWGLFLLYMGGALGMNTWLMKGFFDTLPRELDESATMDGATHAQVFFRIMLPLVAPILAVTALLSFIGTINEFMIANVFLTNTGSKTLAVGMFGLVAGERNNNFGMFAAGTLLTAVPTVLVFQLLQRYIVSGLTSGAVKG from the coding sequence GTGACGACCTACGCGGAGGCCCCCGTCGCCAACCGCAACGCGAAGGGGAAGCCGAGGAGTCGCTGGTTCGCCCAGGTGGGCTGGCGGCACGTCGTCGGGGTGCTGGCGGTGGCGTTCAGCCTCTTCCCGATCCTCTTCGTGCTCTCGGCGGCGCTCAACCCGCTGGGCACCCTCTCCTCCACCGAGCTGGTGCCGACCGGGGCGTCGCTGGAGAACTTCACCAACCTGTTCGACCGGACCGCGTTCGGCCACTGGTTCCTCAACTCGCTGGTCATCGCGGGCTGCGCGAGCTTCGTGTCGATCTTCCTGTCCTCGCTCGCGGCGTACGCGTTCTCCCGGATGCGCTTCGCCGGGCGCCGGTTCGGCCTGCTCACGCTGCTGCTGATCCAGATGTTCCCGCAGTTCCTGGCGATCGTGGCGATCTTCCTGATCTTCACCACGGTCACCGACCTGTGGCCGGTGATCGGCTTCAACACCCCGTGGGGCCTGTTCCTGCTCTACATGGGTGGCGCGCTGGGCATGAACACCTGGCTGATGAAGGGCTTCTTCGACACCCTGCCCCGGGAGCTCGACGAGTCGGCGACCATGGACGGCGCCACGCACGCCCAGGTCTTCTTCCGGATCATGCTGCCGCTGGTGGCGCCGATCCTGGCGGTGACCGCGCTGCTGTCGTTCATCGGCACGATCAACGAGTTCATGATCGCCAACGTGTTCCTCACCAACACCGGGTCGAAGACCCTCGCGGTCGGCATGTTCGGCCTGGTGGCCGGTGAGCGCAACAACAACTTCGGGATGTTCGCGGCGGGCACGCTGCTCACCGCCGTCCCGACGGTGCTGGTGTTCCAACTCCTCCAGCGCTACATCGTCTCCGGCCTCACCTCCGGAGCGGTAAAGGGATAA